A region from the Bdellovibrio bacteriovorus genome encodes:
- a CDS encoding response regulator, translating to MDSSSKNRILILEDDEAIGNALKEILSRAGHQVYLAARPDEANTILSTQNNLDFLFCDCLLPQMTGLDFIKQARNNYPNARFKVVLMSGIYTDKQFIQEATQSTQAIAFLKKPFEMEQVLKLVKKEEAPKREESSSARKLLYQMFANPTVTSRQKRKVIESIEEVSGFDLPFLYSLLVETKSSGYLNIYNADGSVSGISFCNGNIVGVDVDDKTTFLGEMLIQSGYATPKDVQNALRDKNNRRIGNYLIQNNQLSPHAFDLILMEQMNIRLVRTIVDQKIRVNFASAEVEMSNPSIDADTLSYYLHDWIASKISLNWLKSLYVMWSGNVIVKSPTFREDHPALTMSLIKSLEGLPLKLNNQMTLSQLLDVKGYSEIAVYKAIHFLLTKGLVVFAQRAAFANPQEQLKVLKKIWAELDGKNGYEITSYMETAAGGASMEAALEEFLTMLGEQPQDATSEAFAVWSKIKRTAEDAVTASQDSSKIDQYRQATQKSEAEAKLRATTLMEEVKKQLQYNQYAKALETLAEITKLNPQTQQLHLYSSWAKLGSVDPAKKQFVLKEVELELVQVPPDERYDTLFPFVIGLFNKIKGDVVAARKSFEKSVALDPSFIPARREISLLTAANKKQDVFNMDLKQVVSGFFKKR from the coding sequence GTGGATTCAAGCAGTAAAAACCGTATTTTAATTCTCGAAGACGACGAGGCCATCGGAAACGCCTTAAAAGAAATTTTAAGTCGCGCCGGTCATCAAGTCTATTTGGCGGCTCGTCCAGATGAAGCCAATACGATTCTATCCACGCAAAATAATTTAGATTTCCTTTTCTGTGACTGTCTTCTTCCACAAATGACCGGCTTGGATTTTATCAAGCAGGCTCGTAACAATTATCCTAACGCTCGTTTCAAAGTTGTTTTGATGAGCGGTATCTACACCGACAAACAATTCATTCAAGAGGCGACCCAAAGCACGCAAGCAATTGCATTTTTGAAAAAGCCGTTTGAAATGGAACAGGTGTTAAAGTTGGTGAAAAAAGAAGAAGCACCAAAGCGGGAAGAGTCCTCGAGCGCCCGTAAGCTTCTTTACCAAATGTTTGCTAATCCGACAGTGACCAGTCGTCAAAAAAGAAAAGTGATTGAGTCCATTGAGGAAGTCAGCGGTTTTGACTTGCCCTTCTTGTATTCGCTTCTGGTAGAAACTAAGAGCAGTGGTTATCTGAACATCTATAACGCTGACGGATCTGTCTCTGGTATTTCATTCTGTAATGGGAATATCGTCGGTGTCGACGTGGATGATAAGACGACGTTCTTAGGGGAAATGCTTATTCAAAGTGGGTATGCGACTCCCAAAGACGTGCAAAATGCTTTGCGCGATAAAAACAATCGCCGTATCGGGAATTATCTGATTCAAAACAATCAGCTCAGCCCGCATGCATTTGATTTGATTCTGATGGAGCAAATGAACATCCGCTTGGTGCGTACGATTGTTGATCAGAAAATCCGCGTGAACTTTGCTTCGGCGGAAGTTGAGATGAGCAATCCAAGTATTGATGCTGACACCTTGTCTTACTATCTTCATGACTGGATCGCTTCCAAGATTTCTTTGAACTGGTTGAAGTCTTTGTATGTGATGTGGTCGGGGAATGTGATCGTGAAAAGTCCGACATTCCGTGAAGACCATCCAGCTTTGACAATGTCTTTGATCAAATCCTTAGAGGGTTTGCCTTTAAAGCTCAATAATCAAATGACGCTTTCGCAGCTTTTGGATGTCAAAGGCTATAGTGAAATTGCGGTGTATAAAGCCATCCACTTCCTTTTAACTAAAGGTTTGGTGGTCTTTGCTCAGCGCGCGGCTTTTGCAAATCCGCAAGAACAGTTGAAAGTTTTGAAAAAAATCTGGGCCGAGCTTGATGGCAAGAATGGTTATGAAATCACTTCTTACATGGAAACAGCCGCAGGTGGTGCTTCTATGGAAGCGGCGTTAGAGGAGTTCTTGACGATGTTGGGCGAGCAACCTCAGGATGCCACGTCAGAAGCTTTCGCTGTGTGGAGTAAAATCAAAAGAACCGCTGAAGATGCCGTCACCGCGTCTCAAGACTCCAGTAAGATTGATCAGTACCGTCAAGCGACGCAAAAATCGGAAGCCGAAGCCAAACTTCGCGCAACGACTTTGATGGAAGAAGTGAAAAAGCAGCTTCAATACAATCAATATGCGAAAGCTTTAGAGACGTTGGCAGAAATCACAAAACTGAATCCACAAACTCAACAGCTGCACTTGTACAGCTCTTGGGCAAAACTGGGTTCTGTAGATCCCGCGAAGAAACAATTTGTACTTAAAGAAGTAGAGTTAGAACTAGTTCAGGTTCCGCCGGATGAGCGCTATGACACTTTATTCCCATTCGTGATTGGTCTTTTCAATAAGATCAAAGGGGATGTCGTGGCCGCAAGAAAGTCGTTTGAAAAGAGCGTGGCTTTGGATCCTTCATTCATCCCAGCTCGTCGCGAGATCTCGCTTTTAACAGCGGCCAACAAAAAACAAGACGTCTTCAATATGGACCTGAAACAGGTTGTTTCAGGCTTCTTTAAAAAGCGCTAG